One Kwoniella dejecticola CBS 10117 chromosome 11, complete sequence DNA segment encodes these proteins:
- a CDS encoding pre-mRNA-splicing factor CWC22, whose amino-acid sequence MPRSPSPSRSPSPSRSRSAARSYTRSISPRSRSITPDDVPAPKRKRSPSPNPRDRSPSPPSRRRRGSPSPPPNVRGPNDIDAPRVLDIDPNRKRAREAAMLEASITNELTKPSGNGVVALNGSAKADEVAKAEFAKLIGSRSGGAYIPPAKLRAMQAEAAKDKTSSEYQRLSWDALKKSINGLINKVNVSNIKHVVPELFGENLIRGKGLFARSIMRAQASSLPFTPVFAALVAIVNTKLPQVGELVLIRLISQFRRAYKRNDKIVCHATSTFIAHLCNQYVAHEIVALQILLLCLDRPTDDSIEVAVGFMREVGFFLSENSPKANNTVFERFRAVLHEGAISKRCQYMIEVLFQVRKDKYKDNPSIPEGLDLVEEDEQITHRVTLDDELQVQESLNLFKVDPKYVENEKRYEEIKKEILGDSDDESGSESGSYDSESEDDEDDDVAPEKAGIADMTETNLINLRRTIYLTIMNSLNFEEAVHKLMKINIPEGREIELCNMIVECCSQERSYSNFYGLIGERFCKLNRVWTDNFQEAFSKYYDTIHRYETNKLRNIGRFFGHLLASDAISWAVLNQVHMNEDETTSSSRIFIKILMQEMNEEMGLNKLVERFKIPDLKPAFSGMFPMDNPKNTRFSINYFTSIGLGRVTEEMRTYLQNAPKLLAAQQAAMLANASSDSDSSSSSDSDSSSDSDSTSDSDSDSDSDSDDSRSRYRNRRRRYSSDSRSPPPRRRRYSSDSRSPPPRRKYSPSPSRSRSPPRRRRYSDASDSRSPPPRRRSPSPAPRRRSPVNGRRRDDSRSPPPRRRRDSSTPPRRRRDSSTPPRRR is encoded by the exons ATGCCTCGttcgccttcaccttccCGTTCACCCTCACCGTCCCGTTCCCGCTCAGCAGCGCGCTCCTATACCCGctcgatatcacctcgtAGCAGAAGCATAACGCCGGATGATGTTCCAGCACCCAAGCGCAAAAG atccccttcgcccAATCCACGAGACCGTTCGCCTTCGCCACCTTCCAGACGACGTCGCggatccccttctcctccccCCAACGTCCGAGGTCCTAACGATATAGATGCACCGAGAGTCTTGGATATAGATCCCAATAGGAAGCGTGCAAGGGAGGCGGCGATGTTAGAAGCATCCATCACGAACGAGCTTACGAAGCCGTCCGGGAATGGAGTCGTAGCTTTGAACGGCTCGGCCAAGGCAGACGAAGTCGCCAAGGCGGAGTTCGCAAAGTTAATCGGGTCAAGATCTGGAGGAGCATATATCCCACCTGCAAAGCTCAGGGCTatgcaagctgaagctgcaaAAGATAAAACTTCCTCGGAATATCAGAGACTGTCATGGGACGCCTTGAAAAAGTCCATCAACGGTCTGATCAACAAAGTCAATGTATCAAATATCAAACATGTCGTTCCCGAATTATTTGGTGAAAATTTGATAAGAGGAAAAGGATTATTCGCGAGGTCGATAATGCGTGCGCAAGCGAgctctttgcctttcacCCCTGTCTTCGCGGCATTGGTAGCTATTGTGAATACGAAATTACCTCAAGTGGGAGAATTGGTCTTGATTAGATTGATCAGTCAGTTTAGGAGGGCATATAAGAGAAACGACAAG ATCGTGTGTCACGCAACATCCACTTTCATAGCTCATCTGTGCAATCAATACGTCGCCCACGAGATAGTCGCCCTTCAAATACTGTTATTATGCTTGGACAGACCAACCGACGATTCAATCGAAGTCGCTGTGGGATTTATGCGAGAAGTaggcttcttcctcagtgaGAACTCGCCAAAAGCCAACAACACGGTATTCGAGCGATTCAGAGCGGTCTTACATGAAGGAGCTATCAGCAAAAGGTGTCAATATATGATCGAGGTATTGTTCCAAGTGAGAAAGGACAAATACAAGGATAATCCGTCGATACCCGAGGGCTTGGATTtagtggaagaggatgaacagATTACTCATAGGGTCACCTTGGATGATGAGCTACAAGTGCAAGAGTCGCTTA ATCTGTTCAAAGTCGATCCGAAATACGTTGAGAACGAGAAACGAtatgaagagatcaagaaggagattcttggtgattcggatgacgagtctggatcagaatcaggatctTACGATTCGGagtcggaagatgacgaggatgacgatgtcgCGCCTGAGAAAGCTGGCATTGCGGATATGACGGAGACAAacttgatcaacctcagacGAACGATCTACTTGACCATCATGAACTCG CTAAACTTTGAAGAAGCCGTTCACAAGCTCATGAAGATCAACATCCCCGAGGGCCGAGAG ATCGAACTGTGTAATATGATCGTAGAATGTTGTTCTCAAGAACGATCCTACTCGAACTTCTACGGTTTGATCGGTGAACGATTCTGCAAGCTGAACAGAGTATGGACGGACAACTTCCAAGAAGCTTTCTCTAAATATTATGATACCATCCATCGATACGAGACCAATAAGCTCCGTAATATCGGTCGATTCTTTGGGCACCTCCTGGCGTCCGATGCTATCTCATGGGCTGTTCTCAATCAAGTGCACATgaacgaagacgagacaacttcttcttccagaatcttcatcaagatcctcatgcaagagatgaatgaagagATGGGCCTCAACAAACTGGTAGAACGATTCAAGATCCCCGATCTAAAACCTGCTTTCAGCGGGATGTTCCCTATGGACAATCCGAAGAACACCCGATTTTCCATCAACTACTTCACGTCCATCGGTCTCGGTCGAGTGACGGAGGAAATGAGAACTTACCTCCAGAACGCGCCGAAGCTCTTGgcagctcaacaagctgctaTGTTAGCAAACGCTTCTTCGGACTCAgattcaagctcaagttcaGATAGCGATTCGTCGAGCGATAGCGACTCGACATCAGACTCGGATTCGGATAGCGATTCCGATTCGGatgattcgagatcaagatacAGAaatagaagaagaaggtatagtTCGGATTCGAGATCGCCTCCGCCTAGAAGAAGGAGGTATTCGAGCGATTCAAGATCACCACCACCTAGAAGAAAGTattcgccatcgccatcgagatcgagatcaccgcctagaagaagaaggtattcTGATGCGAGTGACTCGAGATCGCCTcctccaagaagaaggtcgcCTTCGCCCgcaccgagaagaagatcaccTGTGaatggaaggaggagggatgattCACGATCGCCTCCACctagaagaagaagggatagtTCGACCCCGCctagaagaaggagagatagCTCGACCCCGCCCAGGAGGAGATAG
- a CDS encoding AmmeMemoRadiSam system protein B: MTSGIREASHAGSWYTSSRSQLTEQLDEYLSNVQPIPALDFNPPVQNAKAIIAPHAGYSYSGPTAAWAYASIPTEKIKRVFLLGPSHHVYLDGVALSTCEAYETPLGDIPLDLETITELESTGVFSQMRKSADEDEHSLEMHLPYIRHVFEGRTDLALVPILVGHPSPAKLSQLSEVLSRYWQDDETFFVISSDFCHWGTRFSCTPYYPNAPSPPNPVPPVPPASASPPSSASATNGNVPPVLIKKYGSSSNTDNGGVPIWKSIQYMDHEGMDLLRRPAETGALERWEAYLARTKNTICGRNPITVLLHLIQHIYSEGPEEKKPVFSFVRYEQSSQCVSGRDSSVSYVSGVLRVPQ; encoded by the exons ATGACTAGCGG AATAAGAGAAGCTTCTCACGCTGGGAGCTGGTATACCTCTTCCA GATCTCAACTCACAGAACAGCTAGATGAGTACTTGTCGAACGTACAGCCTATCCCTGCTTTGGATTTCAATCCTCCCGTACAGAATGCAAAGGCAATCATAGCTCCTCATGCGGGGTACAGCTATAGTGGGCCGACGGCAGCTTGGGCTTATGCCAGTATACCAACTGagaagat TAAGAGAGTATTCCTATTGGGACCATCCCATCATGTTTATCTGGACGGCGTAGCTCTGTCGACTTGCGAGGCTTATGAGACTCCCCTTGGAGATATTCCATTAGATCTAGAGA CAATCACGGAGCTCGAATCTACGGGAGTGTTCTCGCAAATGAGGAAATCggcggatgaggatgaacatAGTTTGGAGATGCATTTGCCTTATATCAGACATGTCTTCGAGGG TCGGACCGACCTTGCCTTGGTACCTATACTCGTGGGACATCCCTCACCTGCTAAATTGAGTCAACTTAGCGAAGTACTATCGAGATACTGGCAAGATGATGAAACGTTTTTTGTGATTTCGTCGGATTTCTGCCATTG GGGAACAAGATTCTCATGTACTCCATATTATCCAAATGCCCCTTCCCCTCCTAACCCCGTACCACCTGTACCTCCTGCTTCTGCCTCTCCCCcttcatcagcatcagcaaccAATGGAAACGTTCCTCCGGtgttgatcaagaagtaCGGTAGTAGTAGTAACACCGACAACGGGGGAGTGCCAATCTGGAAATCTATACAATATATGGATCATGAAGGTATGGATCTTTTGAGAAGACCAGCGGAGACAGGGGCTTTGGAGAGATGGGAAGCGTATTTGGCACGcacaaag AACACGATTTGCGGTAGAAATCCCATTACAGTCCTGCTCCATCTCATCCAGCATATATACTCTGAAGGTCCGGAAGAAAAAAAGCCTGTCTTTAGCTTTGTCAGGTACGAACAAAGTAGTCAGTGTGTGAGCGGGAGAGATAGTAGTGTGAGTTATGTTAGTGGGGTACTAAGGGTTCCTCAGTGA